From a single Brassica napus cultivar Da-Ae chromosome C9, Da-Ae, whole genome shotgun sequence genomic region:
- the LOC106421232 gene encoding developmental and secondary metabolism regulator veA encodes MTTTTTTTDGNKGGKTQTHKKQVRRRLHTSRPYQERLLNMAEARREIVTALKHHRASMSHAAKIPPPPPSHPPQKLFSPPPPPPPPDPFSWLNPQLNLLLPNQPLGLNLNFHDFNDFIQTTSSSSSSSSSSSSSSSSSSSSAITNPHIYSTPSPPLSTFSATAPQQPPKQLMEQENNVETSAWWSELMMKTVETEMIKSQTVEDDVFPKFSDVMEFPSWLNPTDEELFHPYNLSTHYSSPHNPPLSCMENKEIEGMDGDDWLAWLSPKD; translated from the exons ATGACCACAACCACCACAACCACAGATGGCAACAAGGGCGGCAAAACTCAGACGCATAAGAAACAAGTGAGAAGACGACTCCACACAAGCCGTCCTTACCAAGAACGTCTCCTCAATATGGCCGAAGCTCGCCGTGAAATCGTCACCGCCTTAAAACATCATCGCGCTTCCATGAGCCACGCCGCCAAGATTCCACCGCCTCCACCGTCTCATCCGCCGCAGAAACTGTTTTCGCCACCGccacctccacctcctccaGATCCATTTTCTTGGTTGAATCCACAACTCAATTTACTCCTCCCTAACCAACCTCTAGGGTTAAACCTCAACTTCCACGACTTCAATGACTTCATCCAAACCACGTCAtcgtcttcatcatcatcatcatcgtcgtcttcttcaagctcatcatcatcatcctcagcAATAACGAATCCGCATATCTACTCCACCCCTTCACCTCCCCTTTCTACCTTCTCCGCCACAGCTCCTCAACAACCGCCGAAGCAGCTGATGGAACAGGAGAACAACGTGGAGACGTCAGCTTGGTGGTCAGAACTCATGATGAAGACGGTGGAGACGGAGATGATTAAGTCGCAGACAGTCGAAGATGACGTCTTCCCAAAGTTCAGTGACGTCATGGAGTTTCCTTCGTGGTTAAATCCAACAGATGAAGAATTGTTTCATCCTTATAATCTGTCTACTCATTACTCCTCCCCTCACAATCCTCCATTGTCCtg TATGGAGAATAAAGAAATTGAAGGCATGGATGGAGACGATTGGCTTGCCTGGCTGAGCCCCAAAGATTGA
- the LOC106421231 gene encoding protein WHAT'S THIS FACTOR 1 homolog, chloroplastic produces the protein MGFIKPIYETTRRRHPFCSRRRRTSVAWLSPRRLTFKLYYFAAVQYKVFKAEVSMGSLPRRMLRFYGNAHKVFAIMPERNFLSGEFPFGRVWVRLMTSSKRVQDRSREKRVRELEVATEKWKIANKVMFLMELLKSEPEMIMKVRLLEQYRRQINLPKPHKISDFIRKSPKLFELYKDERGVLWCGMTKEGEDLLDEHDGLVEENGDKAAEHVTRCLMMSVDKKLRLDKIAHFRRDFGLPLDFRVNWVNKFPELFKVVKVEDGEEYLELVSWNPAWAITELEKKTLGLTEESDHKPGLLSLPFPMNFPPSYKKMYRYRGKIEHFQKRAYLSPYADARGLEAGSKEFDKRAIAVMHELLSFTLEKRLVTDHLTHFRREFVMPQKLMRIFLKHCGIFYVSERGKRFSVFLTEAYEGTELIEKCPLILWKEKLLRFTGYRGRKRDIQTFSDTLEMEERELLYRSSSSGDDDDDMISDDDDDDDDEMDIDEVNDAYEEN, from the exons ATGGGCTTTATTAAGCCCATTTACGAAACAACAAGAAGACGACACCCCTTTTGTTCTCGTCGCCGCCGGACCTCCGTCGCATGGCTTTCTCCTCGCCGCCTTACCTTCAAACTCTATTATTTCGCCGCCGTACAATATAAG GTGTTCAAGGCTGAGGTTTCGATGGGAAGCTTGCCACGTAGGATGCTTCGATTCTACGGGAATGCCCACAAGGTGTTTGCGATAATGCCTGAGAGAAACTTTTTATCTGGAGAGTTCCCTTTCGGGCGGGTATGGGTGAGGTTAATGACGAGCAGCAAGCGTGTTCAAGATAGGAGCAGGGAGAAGCGTGTCCGCGAGCTCGAAGTAGCGACTGAGAAATGGAAGATAGCTAACAAAGTGATGTTCTTGATGGAGCTGTTGAAGAGTGAGCCAGAGATGATCATGAAGGTCAGGTTGTTGGAGCAGTACAGGCGTCAGATCAATTTGCCTAAGCCACATAAGATCAGCGATTTCATCAGAAAGTCTCCAAAGTTGTTTGAACTGTACAAGGATGAGAGGGGAGTGTTGTGGTGTGGAATGACGAAGGAAGGGGAAGACTTGTTGGACGAGCATGATGGGTTAGTTGAGGAGAATGGGGACAAGGCTGCGGAGCATGTGACTAGGTGTTTGATGATGTCTGTTGATAAGAAGCTTCGGTTGGATAAGATTGCTCATTTCCGGAGAGATTTTGGATTGCCTCTTGACTTCAGGGTGAACTGGGTAAACAAGTTTCCTGAGTTATTTAAAGTTGTGAAGGTTGAGGATGGAGAGGAGTATCTTGAGCTTGTTTCATGGAATCCAGCTTGGGCCATCACAGAGTTGGAGAAGAAGACTCTAGGCTTAACAGAGGAGAGCGATCACAAGCCAGGCTTGCTTTCACTGCCTTTCCCAATGAACTTTCCTCCTTCATACAAGAAAATGTACCGGTACAGAGGGAAGATAGAACATTTTCAGAAACGAGCTTACTTGTCTCCTTACGCCGATGCACGTGGACTCGAAGCTGGTTCAAAGGAATTCGACAAGCGTGCAATCGCAGTCATGCACGAGCTGCTTAGTTTTACGCTCGAGAAGAGATTGGTGACGGATCATCTGACGCATTTCAGGAGAGAGTTTGTGATGCCGCAGAAGCTGATGAGGATATTCTTGAAGCATTGTGGTATCTTCTATGTCTCTGAGAGAGGGAAGAGGTTCAGTGTGTTCTTGACAGAAGCTTACGAAGGGACGGAGCTGATTGAGAAGTGCCCTTTGATACTTTGGAAAGAGAAGTTGCTGAGGTTTACAGGTTACAGAGGGAGGAAGAGAGATATTCAAACTTTTAGTGATACTTTGGAAATGGAAGAGAGAGAATTGCTCTATCGTAGTAGTAGTTCAGGAGATGACGATGATGATATGATAtcggatgatgatgatgatgatgatgatgagatggACATTGATGAAGTGAATGATGCATATGAAGAGAATTAG